A genome region from Brassica oleracea var. oleracea cultivar TO1000 chromosome C2, BOL, whole genome shotgun sequence includes the following:
- the LOC106327869 gene encoding zinc finger protein CONSTANS-LIKE 5, whose amino-acid sequence MGFGLESIKPLSGGWGAAARSCDACKSASAAVFCRVDSAFLCITCDASIHSFTRHERVYICEVCEQAPAAVTCKADAASLCVTCDSDIHSANPLASRHERVPVESFFDAAVAKISPSTFGVLGDSTTVDLTAVPAMGNADELGLCPWLIPNDFNEPAKIETGAELKSSEFMFSDFDRLIDFEYPNTFGADSLVPVQTKTEPLPVTNNDHCFDIDFCRSKLSTFTYPTQSISHSVSTSSLEYGVVPDGTTSVPFNRRTITTSTATTGEQPSSMDREARVLRYREKRKNRKFEKTIRYASRKAYAESRPRIKGRFAKRTETENDDVFFSQVYASAGQYGVVPTF is encoded by the exons ATGGGATTCGGCTTAGAGAGCATCAAACCACTCTCCGGCGGCTGGGGCGCGGCGGCGCGTTCCTGTGACGCTTGTAAATCAGCTTCCGCCGCCGTGTTCTGCCGAGTCGACTCAGCTTTCTTATGCATCACTTGCGACGCAAGCATCCACTCCTTCACGCGCCACGAGCGCGTGTACATCTGTGAAGTCTGCGAACAAGCTCCCGCCGCCGTCACCTGCAAAGCCGACGCCGCCTCACTCTGCGTCACCTGCGACTCCGACATCCACTCGGCTAATCCTCTCGCTAGCCGCCATGAACGAGTCCCCGTCGAGTCTTTCTTCGACGCAGCCGTCGCGAAAATCTCACCTTCCACGTTTGGAGTCCTCGGCGATTCCACCACCGTGGATTTAACCGCCGTGCCGGCGATGGGAAACGCCGATGAGCTCGGTTTGTGCCCGTGGTTGATCCCAAACGACTTCAACGAACCGGCAAAAATCGAAACCGGAGCTGAACTGAAGTCTTCTGAGTTCATGTTCTCTGACTTCGACCGACTCATTGACTTTGAGTACCCAAACACGTTCGGAGCAGACAGCCTCGTACCGGTTCAGACAAAAACAGAACCTCTTCCTGTAACTAACAACGATCACTGCTTCGACATAGACTTCTGCAGATCAAAGCTCTCGACTTTCACCTACCCAACTCAATCAATCAGCCACAGT GTCTCGACTTCGTCTCTCGAATACGGCGTCGTTCCCGACGGGACCACTTCCGTTCCGTTTAACCGGAGAACGATCACCACTTCGACGGCGACTACCGGCGAGCAACCGAGCTCCATGGACAGGGAGGCTAGGGTTTTGAGGTACAGAGAGAAGCGAAAGAACAGGAAGTTCGAGAAGACGATACGTTACGCTTCGAGGAAAGCTTACGCCGAGTCACGGCCAAGGATCAAAGGTCGTTTCGCGAAACGAACGGAGACTGAGAACGACGACGTTTTCTTTAGTCAGGTTTACGCTTCAGCTGGACAATACGGTGTCGTACCAACGTTCTGA